Proteins encoded together in one Prochlorococcus marinus str. MIT 9211 window:
- the hemW gene encoding radical SAM family heme chaperone HemW yields MKEPRSAYLHIPFCHRRCFYCDFPIVPLGDKARGEGAAGSKSIKSYLKLLFREISLAPQASPLSTVYIGGGTPSLLTPNQLGDLLQHLFDHFGLQDGAEVTVEVDPASFNEEDLREYLEIGITRLSLGAQSFDNEALSMLGRRHDSSQLFDSCQWIKKAYSQGNLFSWSLDLIQNLPKQNLFTWEQQLKKLLEISPPHLSIYDLSIEEGTVFAWRQSRGELNLPSDEFAADITSLTSSILQEAGYSRYEISNFALPGHTSRHNRVYWSGARWWGFGLGATSCPWGKRLERPKTRAAYEAWLLKQELEGIDKSLLPTNQSSIDLDELFLVGLRRREGINFEEMAIEWGWDQTHSNIFLKELENHWNGAIEKGWLKRQGKRFVLTDPVGMNVSNQVLVEMLLWWDSLPKSAVAQPSF; encoded by the coding sequence GTGAAAGAACCTAGAAGTGCTTACTTGCATATTCCGTTTTGTCATAGACGTTGTTTTTATTGTGACTTTCCTATTGTGCCTTTGGGAGATAAAGCTCGCGGGGAAGGAGCTGCTGGGAGTAAATCAATTAAGTCTTATTTAAAACTACTTTTCAGAGAAATTTCCTTGGCTCCCCAAGCCTCGCCTTTGTCAACCGTTTATATAGGAGGAGGAACTCCTTCTCTTTTGACTCCTAATCAACTAGGTGATTTGTTACAACATCTTTTTGATCACTTTGGACTTCAAGATGGTGCGGAAGTTACTGTTGAGGTTGATCCGGCAAGTTTTAATGAAGAAGATCTTCGAGAGTATTTAGAAATTGGTATTACGAGACTGAGTCTTGGTGCACAAAGTTTTGATAATGAAGCACTTTCTATGCTTGGCAGAAGACATGATTCTTCGCAATTATTTGATTCTTGCCAATGGATAAAAAAAGCTTATAGCCAAGGGAATCTATTTAGTTGGAGTTTAGACCTTATTCAGAACCTCCCAAAACAAAATTTATTTACTTGGGAACAACAACTCAAAAAACTCTTGGAGATTTCTCCGCCACATCTTTCTATCTATGATCTTAGTATTGAGGAAGGAACAGTGTTTGCATGGAGACAATCTCGAGGCGAATTGAATTTACCAAGCGATGAATTTGCTGCGGATATTACTTCCTTAACTAGTTCAATACTTCAAGAAGCTGGTTATTCGCGTTATGAGATTTCTAATTTTGCATTACCTGGTCATACTTCTCGACATAATAGAGTTTATTGGAGTGGGGCTAGATGGTGGGGATTTGGATTAGGTGCCACAAGTTGTCCTTGGGGAAAAAGATTAGAGCGACCAAAAACAAGAGCTGCTTATGAAGCATGGCTTCTAAAGCAAGAGTTAGAAGGTATAGACAAATCCTTGCTCCCTACAAATCAAAGTTCAATAGATTTGGACGAACTTTTTCTTGTTGGACTCCGTAGACGCGAGGGGATAAATTTTGAAGAAATGGCTATTGAATGGGGGTGGGATCAAACTCATAGCAATATTTTTTTGAAAGAATTGGAAAACCACTGGAATGGAGCTATTGAGAAAGGTTGGTTAAAGCGGCAAGGTAAGAGGTTTGTATTGACTGATCCAGTGGGAATGAATGTCAGTAATCAAGTCCTTGTAGAAATGCTTTTATGGTGGGACTCTCTCCCTAAGTCCGCTGTTGCTCAACCCAGTTTTTAA